CATATGGTTTTGCACCTCTCAATAACTGTAATGTTATATATTGTTTGTTCGCCTCGTTAGAATACTCTACTTCATTTGTCAGTTGTTCATTCATATCTGATAAATAATCAATTGCTTCTCTTACAAGTTCTAATTCTCCTGTTGTTTTTTTTACATTATGGATAAAATTTTCAGAATAATTTTTAAGTTTTCTTATAGGATTATAATTAATATGCATAGATAAATTAATGAATAAGAGCCCAAGAATAGCAATCAAAAGTATACCGATTAAAAAACCTAATCTGACATCTCGAATTTTTTCATAAATACATGACTTCGGTGTTAATGTTAAATATTTCCACCCAGTTTTTTTTGTTTGTATGTATGTTTTAATATATACTTTACCATCTAATTTAATTTCATTTTGACTTGATTTTAATTTAATGACTTTGCTTAAGCTTTCATCATTTAGAACGTGTTCCATTTTTGACGTTATTATTATATTGTCTTCATTATCTATAATAACCGTAATTTTTTCCTTATTGTTAACTATATCATTAATTCTTATGTCAAAGACTTCTCTTGGTACAACAAAAGCTACTATTGCATATGGTTTTTTTGAATTAACACTTAAAGGATATATCATTGTCACATATTCTTTCACAAAATCATTTGGTAAACTAACCTTTTCAGCTGGACGATAGATTGGCTTTTCTATCTTATTAATAGAAGTATAAATATCTTGGCTATCCCAATTTTCATAATGAAATATCTCGTCAGCAAATATTTTAATTGGACATGTACCAGAAGCATTGTATATATATTTATCCCCACAGAAATATAAAAGCACATCTTCAACAAACGGATTGGTTACTTGATAACTTTTAAGCTGTTTTATTAATTCTAATCCTCTTAATGGATCATCTTTAAAGAAGAATGGTTTCTTACAAGTTTCTAGATAAATCTCCTGCTTGATTTTTTGCATGTTATCATGATAAGATTCTATATTATTTTTGACTTGATACAGAGAATTAACATCATTAGCTATGACTTCTTTTTCCAATGTTTTAAAAATACTACCATTTACGTATAAAGCTATAAACAGAATAGGAATAATTAAAATGATAATATAAGAAATTAAGTATTTATGATAATAGCTTATATTGTTATGCCTGATTTTCAAAGTTTTCACCTCATAAAAAATAAAAGCATACAATAGAGATATCGTTTCAAATATCTCCATCGTATAATCAAGTTAATAAGTTATCATAACTATTATTTCTTTATCTCGTCATACCTATTTTGATAGATTGCTATATATTCATCAGCTCCCATTTTTTTCAACTGTTTAACAAAATGATCCCACTCTTCTTCAATTCCACCGTTCATAAGCCATTTTGAAGTATTCTCTTCAACAAATGATCCAATATCCGCTTGAATTTCAGCTGCTCTGGATGCATCCTCAGGACTTAAAAAGAAAGGTGGTAATGGCATATTAGTAGCATATTTCTTATATTCCTTTTCAAAGTTTTGTTTTTCAGCTATATTCATTGAAGGAACTACGTTTTCGAGAAATGATGCTGGAATCATATGAAAGCTTAATGCACCTGGAGTATTCATATGTCTGAATTCGTCATGACTCATACCTTCTGGGTCAGGAACTGCTTCTAACATACCATCTTCATTCTCAACATAAGATTCTCCAATAGGACCTTGTGATAATTGGAAGCTAATCTCAGGATCACACATATAATCAGCCCATCTTATAGCTACTTCTGGATGTTCACAAGTTGTAGTAACAGCAAATGAACCTTTACCGCAAAGTTCACTAGCAGGTAAATATAAGTATCCTCTATCTCCATTAGGACCTTCTAATGGTTCCATGAATGTGTAATCTGATTCATTGTATATAGATCCAAATAGCCATGATAATGACCACATATCACATACGCCAACATTACCATTACTGATTTTGGATTTGTAAACAGGTACATCTTGTGAAAAAGATTCCACATCAATTAATTCCTCTTCAAATAATTTATGGAAATATATAATCGCATCTTTATATTGTGACTCCATTGGAGTATATAATACTTTGTCATTGACTATGGTTAATTTATCAGTATTATCAACTAGACCAAAAGCACCAAACATTCCGTTTATACCCATTATGTTGTTCTCAAATCTGAAAGTAAAAGGTATCTGATCATCTCCTATATGATTTTTGAATGCTTTTAATGTTTCATAGAAATCATCTGTTGTCTTAGGTATATCTCTTCCTACTTCATCTAACCATTTTTTATTAATAAATTGAGCACTAGGTGCTGGACTTTGATATGCATTAATTGTTGGTAATGAATAAATATGTCCATCTGGTGCAGTCATATAATCTCTAAACTCTGGATATTCCTCAAATACCTTTTTAATATTAGGTGCATAATTATCAATTAGATTTTCTAATGGCATAAGTACTCCATCCGCCGCTAATTTCATTACCTCTTTATTTTCAATAACATAGTTTCCAAGGAAAACATCTGGCCAGTCTCCACTGGCTATAATCAAATTCTTTCTTTCAGGCCATGAAGCTTGAGGAGTTACATCCCAATCAATAGTAACATTAGTAGCATCTGCTATTTCTTCTAAGACTCTTAGCTCTTCGAATGGTTTCTTAATTGAATCTCTTTTTTTGGCTGCCACTTTTAATGTTATAGATTCATTAACTATTGGAAGACCTTCTTTATTAAAATTATCTGCTCCCTTTGAATCTTTTGAACTATCATCTGCTTTATCAGTTGAAGTTTCTTTAACTTTGTTGTCTCCTTTATCAGCTGTTATTTTGCTGTCTTTTCCACATCCACTTAAAGTCATTGTGAATACTAAAGTAAACATTAATACTATTGCTACTATTTTTTTCTTCATTTTATTCATTCTCCTTATGTATGATTTTATTTGTAATTAGCTTCTGTATTTATCCTTTAACAGAACCTATCATTACCCCTTGAACAAAATATTTTTGTAAGAAAGGATACAATATTAATACTGGTAAACTAGAGACTATGATAACCCCATATTTTATTAATTCTGCAACATCTTGATGTTGTATCATATCAACATCGCTTACCATTGAATCCTGCATTTGATTTTCAATTAATATTGAACGTAGTACTAATTGAAGCGGATATAATTTTTCATCTCTAAGATAAATCAAAGCCGTAAAATATTCGTTCCAATGGAAAACACCATAAAACAAAACTAAAACTGCAATAATCGCTTTTGATAATGGCAATACAATTTTCAATAAAAATTTTATGTGCGTACATCCATCTATAACTGCCGCTTCGTATAACCCTTCTGGAATGGTATTCTTCAGAAAAGTCCTTGCAATTATAACATTAAAAACGTTAACTGCATTAACTAAAACCATTACCTGCCATGTATCTAGAAGATTTAACTTTTTAACTATTAGATATCTTGGAATAAGCCCCCCGTTAAAATACATTGTTATTAATAAGAAAATCATAATATATTTTCCAAGCCTGAAGTTTTTTCTTGATAATGGATATGCTAAACTCATAGTTAGTAATATATTAATCATTGTACCCACAATGGTATATAAGAAAGTATTAGCATAACCTTTCCAAATTAATTCATCCTGAAAAATCCTTTTGAATCCTTCAAAATTAATACCTATCGGCTTCCACCATACTCTTCCGGAATTTATTGCTGCCGGATCAGAAATTGATGCTATAACAATAAAATACAGTGGATACAATACCGCAATTAATGAAAGTATAAGTACTGAATATTTAACAATCTCAAAAACGAGATCTCCTTTTGATGTTTTCATCTTAACCATATTTACTATCCTCCTTTTCTACCATAAACTACTATCAGAGAATTTCTTCGATAGTTTATTAGCAGTTACCAGTAAAATAACATTAATCACTGTATTAAATAAGCTTATGGCGGTTGAATACTCAAATTCCATTTGTAATATACCGATTTTGTACATATATGTCTGTATGATTTCGGAGCTTGGTGCATTCAAAGAGTTCTGTAGCAAATATGCTTTCTGGAAACCGATATTCATTATTCTTCCTAGATTCATAATCAATAAAATCATTATGGTCGGCAATATACCTGGCAGATCAATATTTTTTATTATCTGAAATTTAGAAGCACCATCAACTTTTGCCGCTTCATATAATTCAGGATTTATCCCAGACAAAGCAGCAAGATATATTATAGAACCCCAGCCTGCATTCTGCCATACTCCAGATAAAACAAATATACTTTTGAAATATTCTGGTTTGCCTAAAAAATAGATTGGTTTAATATCAAACAATCCTAAAAAAGTATTAATAATTCCAGAAGAAGGAGATAAAAATATATTTAACATACCTACTAAAACTACTACTGAAATAAAATGAGGGATATATGTAACTGTCTGTACTAATTTTTTAAATCTTTTTTGTTTTACCTGATTTAACAACAATGCAAGTATTATTGGTATTGGAAAACCTGCAACTAATTGAAATAAGCTTATCCCTAATGTATTTTTCAATAATCTCCAGAACTGATAGTTATTAAAAAATCTCTCAAAATGTTTGAATCCTATCCATGGACTATTAGTGAACCCATCTAGCACATGATAATCTTTAAATGCAATCTGCAATCCGTACATAGGTGCATAATGAAATATTAAAAAATAAATGATTGCTGGTAAAACCAATAAATAAAGTTGATAATCTCTTTTAATAGCTCTTACTGCATTAACTTTTCTCTTCTTTAGTGGTTTAGCTGTATTCATCTTTTTGCTTCCTTTCCTGCTTATAGTTTTTACCATAATGAATAATGATGATATATTCCAAGATCACATTCCACATGCTTTTGAAACAGTTTAGCCCTAAAATCACTACATATTTTATTTATACAAGTATCAGAGTTATTAGCTAGATTATTCAATTCTTTATAATCTTTTTTATGGTTATATAATTCTTCTTCTTTTGTTTCTAAATAGTATGTATATCTATAGGTATCATCATAGATAGAAATGTTTCTATACTCTGTTGTCACACCAAAACATGTAACCATCGGTGTGTTGTTCCTATTGTTTTCATCAAATATGTCAATACCTTGTATATAATCATCTTTATCAATATTGAGCATACTCAATAAAGTAGGCATAACATCAACATTACTCATTGGAATATCCATAACAGAAGGAAGTTTGTTATTTTTTACATCTTTTATAATAAAAGGAACATGGAGCAGATTATGAAATGCTATATCATTTTTCATTAACATATCAAAATCACCTAAATAATCGCCATGATCCGAAGTAAAAATAATTATAGTATCATCATATAATCCCTTTTCTTTCAAATGATTAATGATTTTACCTACAGCAATATCTATAAGATGTACTGAAGCCATGGTATTTCTATATGCCGCAGCACAATCTTCTTTCTCAACAAATCTAGA
The sequence above is a segment of the Vallitalea longa genome. Coding sequences within it:
- a CDS encoding ABC transporter permease, with translation MNTAKPLKKRKVNAVRAIKRDYQLYLLVLPAIIYFLIFHYAPMYGLQIAFKDYHVLDGFTNSPWIGFKHFERFFNNYQFWRLLKNTLGISLFQLVAGFPIPIILALLLNQVKQKRFKKLVQTVTYIPHFISVVVLVGMLNIFLSPSSGIINTFLGLFDIKPIYFLGKPEYFKSIFVLSGVWQNAGWGSIIYLAALSGINPELYEAAKVDGASKFQIIKNIDLPGILPTIMILLIMNLGRIMNIGFQKAYLLQNSLNAPSSEIIQTYMYKIGILQMEFEYSTAISLFNTVINVILLVTANKLSKKFSDSSLW
- a CDS encoding carbohydrate ABC transporter permease encodes the protein MVKMKTSKGDLVFEIVKYSVLILSLIAVLYPLYFIVIASISDPAAINSGRVWWKPIGINFEGFKRIFQDELIWKGYANTFLYTIVGTMINILLTMSLAYPLSRKNFRLGKYIMIFLLITMYFNGGLIPRYLIVKKLNLLDTWQVMVLVNAVNVFNVIIARTFLKNTIPEGLYEAAVIDGCTHIKFLLKIVLPLSKAIIAVLVLFYGVFHWNEYFTALIYLRDEKLYPLQLVLRSILIENQMQDSMVSDVDMIQHQDVAELIKYGVIIVSSLPVLILYPFLQKYFVQGVMIGSVKG
- a CDS encoding extracellular solute-binding protein; protein product: MKKKIVAIVLMFTLVFTMTLSGCGKDSKITADKGDNKVKETSTDKADDSSKDSKGADNFNKEGLPIVNESITLKVAAKKRDSIKKPFEELRVLEEIADATNVTIDWDVTPQASWPERKNLIIASGDWPDVFLGNYVIENKEVMKLAADGVLMPLENLIDNYAPNIKKVFEEYPEFRDYMTAPDGHIYSLPTINAYQSPAPSAQFINKKWLDEVGRDIPKTTDDFYETLKAFKNHIGDDQIPFTFRFENNIMGINGMFGAFGLVDNTDKLTIVNDKVLYTPMESQYKDAIIYFHKLFEEELIDVESFSQDVPVYKSKISNGNVGVCDMWSLSWLFGSIYNESDYTFMEPLEGPNGDRGYLYLPASELCGKGSFAVTTTCEHPEVAIRWADYMCDPEISFQLSQGPIGESYVENEDGMLEAVPDPEGMSHDEFRHMNTPGALSFHMIPASFLENVVPSMNIAEKQNFEKEYKKYATNMPLPPFFLSPEDASRAAEIQADIGSFVEENTSKWLMNGGIEEEWDHFVKQLKKMGADEYIAIYQNRYDEIKK
- a CDS encoding helix-turn-helix domain-containing protein, translated to MKIRHNNISYYHKYLISYIIILIIPILFIALYVNGSIFKTLEKEVIANDVNSLYQVKNNIESYHDNMQKIKQEIYLETCKKPFFFKDDPLRGLELIKQLKSYQVTNPFVEDVLLYFCGDKYIYNASGTCPIKIFADEIFHYENWDSQDIYTSINKIEKPIYRPAEKVSLPNDFVKEYVTMIYPLSVNSKKPYAIVAFVVPREVFDIRINDIVNNKEKITVIIDNEDNIIITSKMEHVLNDESLSKVIKLKSSQNEIKLDGKVYIKTYIQTKKTGWKYLTLTPKSCIYEKIRDVRLGFLIGILLIAILGLLFINLSMHINYNPIRKLKNYSENFIHNVKKTTGELELVREAIDYLSDMNEQLTNEVEYSNEANKQYITLQLLRGAKPYDKKLHEKADRYGVTLNNYFTVAIIYVSSKEQYATARGDIIEKVKEDFSDYGIIYTCEHIDCRKIIMILSLEKHDYLMIKEKFIKVQKSIKDVWNISTTIGISDCYNDKEFIPKLYIEASTAVDYRLVKGHGCVIFFSDIIEQEIALKSYPTENLKNITSLLKVGNIKAIEDEIDMIVSYIKENNSPIFIARGLCFDIINMIFQTGNNIITDFDNSNIDIPDVFTLSQCDTMDELINIIKDLTHDLCTKIIEQKDKEELSLIHEMVIYIKNNYVDLNFSLLGMADYFNMSQSSLSMYFKDKTGQTILNYITRMKIDKAKELLITTNITLNKLSKAVGYSNTTSFIRRFKQWEEITPGEYRKKFS